The Pseudomonas viciae genomic interval GCCCTGGGGGTATGCGCCGCCTCGGTGTTGTCGCGCGCCATCGCACGGGATCTATTTGAAGGCGAGACGCTCGCTCGCGCCTTGTCCTTGACCATGATTGCCACCGCCGCCGCGCCAGGTTTTTCGCCACTGCTTGGCAGCCTGCTGTCCGCCACGCTCGGATGGCGCGCCATCTTCATCCTGGTGGGGCTGGCCGCTGTCGCACTGGCGTTCTTCTATGTCCAGAGCCTGGGAGAAACCCATCCCGTCGACCGCCGAGCCCCGCATTCAACCAGGAGCGTGGTGCTCGCCTATCGAAAATTGGCACTGGATACGCGCTTCATCCTTCCGGCCGTTTCGATGAGTCTGTTGATGAGTGGGTTGTTTGCATCATTCGCCGCAGCCCCGGCGATCCTGATGAAAGGGATTGGCCTGACGTCATTGCAGACCGGCTTGTACTTCGCCGCCACGGTGTTCGTCGTGTTCGCCGCCGGCATGGCGGCTCCGCGCCTGGCGCACCGCCACGGTTCCCGGATCATTACGTTGCTGGGCATTGCCTGCGCCATGGCGGGCGGCGGCCTGCTGCTCGTGGGCCCGGCCGATCCAAGCCTTGGCTGGTACGCCTTATCGATGGTCACGTTTCTCTGGGGCATGGGGCTCGCCAATCCACTCGGCACGGCCATCGCCATGCAGCCTTTCGGCAGAGAGGCCGGGATGACTTCCGCGCTGCTGGGTTTTATCTCCATGGGCGCCGCTGCACTCACCACCTGGCTGGCCTCGGTGCTGACCTTCGCGCCAGTCACGACACTGGGGGGCATCCAGGCGACGGCCTGCCTGATCGCATGGGTCTTGTTTGTTCTGCGAGGCAGTCTCGCGAAGTAAACCAGTAAGGCGCTCATGCGCCGCTTTGTTCTTTTTCGTCAATCATTGGAGAATCGACATGCAAATCAAAGGCAGTGTGGCGCTGGTGACCGGCGCCAACCGTGGCCTGGGCAAGGCATTCGTGCAGGCACTTCTCGCGGCGGGCGCCGCAAAGGTGTATGCCGCGGCACGCGACCCGGCCACCCTCGAAGCCCAGCCCAATGTGGTGCCGATCAAACTCGACGTCACCCGCCCCGAAGACATCGCGGCCGTAGCCGAGAGCGCACCGGATCTGACATTGCTGATCAACAACGCGGGCATCAGCGGATTCGAAGGCAAAGACCAGGACAGCAACAGCCTGACCACTCTTCGCCACGAGCTTGAAACCAACGCAGTCGCTCCGCTGGCCACCAGCCTGGCCTTCGCGCCAATCCTGGCGGCGAACGGCGGCGGGGTTATCGTCAACATGCATTCGGCCCTGAGCTGGGTGAACCTTCCCGGCACCCTCACCTATTCGGCCAGCAAAGCAGCCGCCTGGTCGCTCACCAATGGCCTGCGCCTGCAATTGGCAGCCCAGGGCACGCTGGTAGTGGGCGTGCACGTTGCGTTCGTGGACACGGACATGACACGGGGCATCGAAGGCGTGCCAAAGGCGTCTCCCCAGGATGTCGTCCAGCGCGTACTGGATGGGGTGATCAACGGCCAGCCGGAGGTGTTGGCAGACGAGACGAGCCAGCAACTCAAGCAGAACCTGAGTAACGGTATTTACCTGCGGCCGATCTCCTGAAACCAAACGCTCCCACAGATCTTTGTGGGAGCGCGCTTGCTCACGATAGCGGTGGGTCAGCCTGCATCAATGTTGACCGTGCCGGATCAAGCCTCCCAGCGCCGAAACAGCACACTTGCATTCACCCCGCCGAACCCGAATCCATTTGAAAGTGCGTGGGTGATCGGCATCTTCCGAGCATTCAGGGCGACCAGATCGAGCCCCTCGGCGGCCTCGTCAGGGTGAAGCAGGTTCAGGGTTGGTGGCACCACCTGATCACGAAGCGCCAACACCGTGAAGATCGCCTCGATGCCTCCCGCCGCGCCCAGCAGGTGCCCGGTAGCAGATTTGGTCGAGGTGATTGCCACGCCGGAATCACGCCCGAACAACGAGCGAATCGCCGCTAGTTCCCCGCTGTCGCCAACCTGGGTGGAGGTGGCGTGGGCATTGATATGCTGCACGTCGGCAGGGCTGACAGTGGCCTGGCGCAGCGCCTGCTCCATCGCCCGCCGTGCGCCGTTGCCATCTGCCGGACCTGCCGTCAGGTGATAGGCATCGGCACTGGTGCCATAGCCGACCAGTTCCGCCAGGGGTTTGGCACCACGACCCAGGGCATGCTCCAGCGATTCGATCACCAGCAACCCGGCACCTTCGGCCATGACAAAGCCGTCACGATCACGATCAAAGGGACGCGAAGCTTCTTGCGGGCGCTCGGCAAACCCCGTGGAGAGTGCGCGGGCGGCCGCAAAACAACCCAGCGTCACACGGTCTATCGCCGCTTCGGTGCCGCCGCACAGAGCGATATCCGCCTCACCACTTCGGATGAGCCTGGCCGCATCACCAACGGCCTGCACCCCGGCAGCACAGGCTGTGACGGGCGCGCCGAGAGGCCCTTTGAAACCGTGACGGATGGAAACGTGCCCAGCCGCCATGTTGGCGAGAAAGGCCGGTGCGCTGAACGGCGACAAGCGGCGCGGACCACGAGCATCGGTGGTGCGTACAGCATCGGCAATCGCGCCAAAGCCACCCACGCCCGATGAAATGATCGTCGCGGTGCGTTCCTGATCGGCGGCGTCAGTCGGATGCCAGCCCGCCTGCGCCAGCGCTTCGTCAGCGGCCACCAGGGCGAACTCAATGAAACGATCCATTTTCTTGCGGTCCTTGGTCGAGATGAAACGCTCCGGGTCATACCCCGCAACGGCATCCACCTCCAGGGACGGCACCCGCCCACCCACTGCAACACCCGTTCCCTCAGTCATATCGTCGGGCAGGTGACGAATACCAGAGCAGCCAGCCAGCAACCGCCGCCAGACTTCCTCTACGCCGCAGCCCAGTGGCCCGACAATTCCAACGCCCGTGACGACAATGCGTTTTTGGCCTTCAGGAGTAATCATAAGAACCTCTTCATTTCTCGGTCGACGCCCACTAACAGCAGCATCCGCTTGCTGGCTTACACCCGCCTCGCGGCTTCGGTTTGCGCTGGATGCTCAGGACGGATCTTGAACCAGATGGAATACATCGCCGGCAGGAACACCAGCGTCATGATGGTGCCAACGAACGTGCCGCCAATCAGGGTGTAGGCCAGCGTTCCCCAGAACACCGAGTGCGTCAGCGGGATAAACGCCAGAATGGCCGCCAGTGCCGTCAGCAGCACCGGGCGGGCCCGCTGGACCGTGGCCTCGATCACTGCATGGAACGGGTCCAACCCTTCTTGCGTGTTGTGATGGATCTGCCCGATCAGAATCAACGTATTGCGCATCAGAATGCCCGAGAGCGCGATCAGGCCAACCAAGGCGTTGATGCCAAACGGCTGCTGGAAAATCAGCAAGGTCGGGACCACGCCAATCAATCCCAGCGGTGCGGTGAAGAACACCATGATCATGGCCGAGATCGAACGCACCTGGACAATGATGATCAGCAGCGTCAAAGCCACCATGATCGGCACCAGCGGCACGATCGCCTTGCCGGCCTTGCCGGATTCCTCGATAGCCCCCGCCTGCTCGATCCGGTAGCCGTCAGGAAGGCTGTCGATGACCGGCTGCAGTTGCTTGATGATTGCGCTCGAGACGTCCGGAGGCTGCAAGTCTTCGGCGATGTCGCCACGCACGGTAATGGTTGGCGTGCGATCACGCCGCCGCAGGATCGGATCCTCCATGCGCACATCGACCTCGCCGACCTGGGACAACGGAATACGCTGCCCCGCTGAGCCCACCAACGTAAAGCCTTCTATCCTGGCCGGGTCGAGGCGGATATCACCGGCCGCGCGACCGACCACCTGCACCGAGCGGATGTCTTCACGAACTGCGGTGATCGGCACCCCCGTGAGCAGGAACTGCAACTGCTGGGCGACGGCATTTGAGGTCAGGCCTACTGCCTGCATGCGGTCCTGATCCAGGCTGAAATGCAGCGCCGGCGTCAGTGGGCCCCAGTCGGTATTGACGGTGCGCATCATCGGGCTCGCTTGCATGACGTCTCGTACCTGATCGGCAATCTCGCGCAGCTTTGACGGATCAGGCCCCATCACCCGATAGGCAACCGGGAATGGCGAATACGGACCAAACACCAATTGAGTCACCCGCACCCGTGCCTGGGGAGCGAGCCCTTCGGCGACCGCTTCACGCAGGCGGAACTTGAGGGTTTCACGGGCCTCCTGGCTGTCCGTCAGCACCACAATCTTGGCGAACGACGGGTCGGGAAGCTCCGGCGCCATCGCCAGGTAGAAGCGCGGTGCGCCTTGACCGATGTAAGCCGTGACGATTTTTGCCTCATCCTGCTTTTGCAGCCATTGCTCGACCTTGGCGGTAGTGGCGCTGGTTTGCTCGATGGAGGTCCCATAGGGCATTTGCACTTCGATCAGCACCTCTGGACGGTCCGAAGTGGGAAAGAACTGCTTCTTGACCAGGCTCATGCCAAGGATTGCCACGACAAACGTCGCGATCACCGTGCCGGCCACCCACCATTTATGGGCAATGACACGCGTCAGAACCTGGCGAAAGCGATTGTAATGACGGGTGTTGTAGATGGCCGCGTGACCGCCCTCGACCTGCTTGATGTCCGGCAACAGCTTCACCCCAAGATAAGGGGTAAAAGCCACCGCGACGACCCAGGAGGCGATCAGGGCGATGCCGACGATCCAGAACATGTTGCTGGTGTACTCGCCAGCGGTCGATTGCGCGAAACCGTTGGGCATGAAACCGATGGCCGTTACCAACGTACCGGACAACATCGGCGCGGCGGTATGACTCCAGGCATACGCGGAGGCTTTGATCCGGTCGTAGCCCTCCTCCATTTTCACCACCATCATTTCGATCGCGATGATGGCGTCGTCCACCAGCAATCCGAGCGCCAGAATCAGCGAACCCAGAGTAATCCGGTCGAAGTTCTTTCCGGTGGCCGCCATCACTACAAACACTATCGCCAGTGTCAACGGTACGGCGGCTGCGACCACAACGCCTACACGCCAGCCCATGCTTAGAAAGCAAACGAGCATGACAACCAGCAGCGCGACAAAAAATTTGACCATGAACTCACCGACAGCCGAGTCAATGTTCACGGCTTGATCGGTGACCTTGGTCAACGTCATGCCCAGTGGCATGCCTTCATTTATCTTGGCCGTCTCCGCGTCCAGGGCCTTGCCCAGGTCCAGGCCGTTCCAACCCTCTCGCATTATGACCCCCAGCAACAAGGCCTCCTCGCCGTTACTGCGCACCAGGAAGGTGGCCGGGTCTTCATATCCGCGCTCGACTGTCGCGACGTCCGAGAGCTTGAGCGTGCGGCCTTGAATCGCAAGGGGGGTGTCACGAATTTTCGCCAACTTATCGAAGGCGCCGTCCACCCGCAGGACGACCTGCGGCCCATTGGTTTCGATCGAACCGGCGGGCGTCAGCACGTTCTGGCTGTTCAGCGCGGCGAAGATGTCCTGGGGCGAGACGCCCAAGGTGGCCAGCCGATCATGGGAGAAGGACACAAAAATGCGTTCGGCTTGCTCACCGATGATGTTGACCTTCTTCACCCCCGCCACGTGCAACAGGCGCTGGCGCAACGCCTCAGCATCTCGCACCAGCAAGCGCTGCGGCTCACCCTTGGCTTTCAGGGCGAACAGCGCGAATGTCACATCGGCAAACTCATCGTTGACCA includes:
- a CDS encoding multidrug effflux MFS transporter — translated: MMIIMLTSQYDDHHTCWQEDQTDFASTGSTYRNRAYKRQRCKSMTTTVATAPTQTVQPLTGKVVALLAGLAAISMLSTNIILPAFPAIGEDLGVSARELGLTLSSFFITFALGQLVVGPLADRYGRKKLVLGGLCIFVVGTVIAGLASTLDMLIAGRIIQALGVCAASVLSRAIARDLFEGETLARALSLTMIATAAAPGFSPLLGSLLSATLGWRAIFILVGLAAVALAFFYVQSLGETHPVDRRAPHSTRSVVLAYRKLALDTRFILPAVSMSLLMSGLFASFAAAPAILMKGIGLTSLQTGLYFAATVFVVFAAGMAAPRLAHRHGSRIITLLGIACAMAGGGLLLVGPADPSLGWYALSMVTFLWGMGLANPLGTAIAMQPFGREAGMTSALLGFISMGAAALTTWLASVLTFAPVTTLGGIQATACLIAWVLFVLRGSLAK
- a CDS encoding SDR family oxidoreductase: MQIKGSVALVTGANRGLGKAFVQALLAAGAAKVYAAARDPATLEAQPNVVPIKLDVTRPEDIAAVAESAPDLTLLINNAGISGFEGKDQDSNSLTTLRHELETNAVAPLATSLAFAPILAANGGGVIVNMHSALSWVNLPGTLTYSASKAAAWSLTNGLRLQLAAQGTLVVGVHVAFVDTDMTRGIEGVPKASPQDVVQRVLDGVINGQPEVLADETSQQLKQNLSNGIYLRPIS
- the fabF gene encoding beta-ketoacyl-ACP synthase II yields the protein MITPEGQKRIVVTGVGIVGPLGCGVEEVWRRLLAGCSGIRHLPDDMTEGTGVAVGGRVPSLEVDAVAGYDPERFISTKDRKKMDRFIEFALVAADEALAQAGWHPTDAADQERTATIISSGVGGFGAIADAVRTTDARGPRRLSPFSAPAFLANMAAGHVSIRHGFKGPLGAPVTACAAGVQAVGDAARLIRSGEADIALCGGTEAAIDRVTLGCFAAARALSTGFAERPQEASRPFDRDRDGFVMAEGAGLLVIESLEHALGRGAKPLAELVGYGTSADAYHLTAGPADGNGARRAMEQALRQATVSPADVQHINAHATSTQVGDSGELAAIRSLFGRDSGVAITSTKSATGHLLGAAGGIEAIFTVLALRDQVVPPTLNLLHPDEAAEGLDLVALNARKMPITHALSNGFGFGGVNASVLFRRWEA
- a CDS encoding efflux RND transporter permease subunit; the encoded protein is MSLNLSALAVRERSITVFLIFLIAVAGTLAFFQLGRAEDPPFTVKQLTVITAWPGATAQEMQDQVAEPLEKRLQELKWYDRTETYTRPGLAFTMVSLVDRTPPSQVQEEFYQARKKLDDEAARLPAGVIGPMVNDEFADVTFALFALKAKGEPQRLLVRDAEALRQRLLHVAGVKKVNIIGEQAERIFVSFSHDRLATLGVSPQDIFAALNSQNVLTPAGSIETNGPQVVLRVDGAFDKLAKIRDTPLAIQGRTLKLSDVATVERGYEDPATFLVRSNGEEALLLGVIMREGWNGLDLGKALDAETAKINEGMPLGMTLTKVTDQAVNIDSAVGEFMVKFFVALLVVMLVCFLSMGWRVGVVVAAAVPLTLAIVFVVMAATGKNFDRITLGSLILALGLLVDDAIIAIEMMVVKMEEGYDRIKASAYAWSHTAAPMLSGTLVTAIGFMPNGFAQSTAGEYTSNMFWIVGIALIASWVVAVAFTPYLGVKLLPDIKQVEGGHAAIYNTRHYNRFRQVLTRVIAHKWWVAGTVIATFVVAILGMSLVKKQFFPTSDRPEVLIEVQMPYGTSIEQTSATTAKVEQWLQKQDEAKIVTAYIGQGAPRFYLAMAPELPDPSFAKIVVLTDSQEARETLKFRLREAVAEGLAPQARVRVTQLVFGPYSPFPVAYRVMGPDPSKLREIADQVRDVMQASPMMRTVNTDWGPLTPALHFSLDQDRMQAVGLTSNAVAQQLQFLLTGVPITAVREDIRSVQVVGRAAGDIRLDPARIEGFTLVGSAGQRIPLSQVGEVDVRMEDPILRRRDRTPTITVRGDIAEDLQPPDVSSAIIKQLQPVIDSLPDGYRIEQAGAIEESGKAGKAIVPLVPIMVALTLLIIIVQVRSISAMIMVFFTAPLGLIGVVPTLLIFQQPFGINALVGLIALSGILMRNTLILIGQIHHNTQEGLDPFHAVIEATVQRARPVLLTALAAILAFIPLTHSVFWGTLAYTLIGGTFVGTIMTLVFLPAMYSIWFKIRPEHPAQTEAARRV